GATGATTTCGGAGTACAACAGCGACGGCGACTTCCTGCGACGCATAGTCGAACCCGACCCGGACGAAACCGGGGTTCCGCTGTCCGTGGGGCACCCCCAGCAAGTGGCCGTCGACTGCAACGGAAACATCTACTACGCCGACATGAACCTTGTCGTGAGCGGCGGCAGCCTCGGTCCCGGCCCCGACGGCAAGATCCGCCGCGTAGGCCTCGACCTGGCTGGCAACGGAAGAACCCCCGAAATCATAAAGTCGGGCCTCTCGTTTCCCGACGGCGTGGCGGTCTTCCCCGGCGACCTGGAGGCACCCTGACGTGAAACCCAATATACCCGGGCTGGCCCTGCTCGCCGTTGCCCTGCTCCTGCCAACGATTCCATGTGCCGCCGCCGACTGGCCAGCGCTCGGAGGTGGCCCTCTGCGCACTTACTACAACCCCGCCGAGACCACGCTCACCCGTGAGAACCTCCCGCAACTGGTCGAGAAGTGGTCCTTCCAGACCGGCAAGATAGTCTCGGCCACCCCTGCGGTGGCCACCGTAGAAGTCGCTGGCGAGGGCGCCGTGCCGATGGTTTTCATCTCCTCGTGGGACGGCAACGTCTACGCACTTCGCCTCGCCGACGGCAGCGAGTTGTGGAGATTTGTCACTGCAGATCAACCGGGCGCCTCCTATCCAAACACCGCCACCGCCCATGTCGAAGACGTGGGCGGCACGACCACCGTATTCGTCTCGGGAGGCGAGACCATGTACTCGCTCGACGCCGCAACGGGCACAGAGAACTGGCACTTCGAGGCGGGCACCGGCTGTGCCGACCCGCCTGGGTTGTGTTCTTTTGACGGAGAACGCAACGAGATCGAAACTGCCGTAGTGCTAACCAACGGCATGGTGATGTTCGGCATGGACGTCAACGACCAGGAAACCGGCAAAGGCGGATTCTTCGCCGTCGACGCCGCCGACGGGCGCCTGGCCTGGTACTTTGACCTCGAGACCGGCGCCACCTGTACGCCGGATCCGGCCGACAACATACGCGGCTTTGACGGATACCACACCGAGGGAGAACTGGGCCTGCCCGCAGGATTCCTGTCAACCCGAGCCGGCTGCGACTTCGACCGTTCGATAACCGGCTGCGGCAACGTGTGGTCGGCTGCCGCGGTCGACCAGGGACGTGGGCTGGTCTACTTCGGCAGCAGCAACTGCAACACAGACAGCGATCCGGCTACGCCCAAGCCCGGCCCCACCATGCCGCTGTACGACGAAGCCCTGGTGGCTCTCAATCTTGATGGCACCCCGGCGTGGACGTGGCGACCGCGCGAGGTAGACAACCTCGACCTTGCCTTCGGCGCCAGCCCCAACCTGTTCACGATAAACTTCGACGGCGACGACCGCGAGGTCGTGGGCATCGGGGGCAAGGACGGCACTTACTACGTCATCGACCGCGACGGAGTTAACGAGTCGACGGGCGTTGCCTGGGACGACGTCGACCCCTCGGCGCTGCCCTACTGGGCTACCAACCTGGTGCCCGGTGGTTACGCCGGTGGCATGACGGCATCGCCGGCCATCGACGAAGACCGCCGCCTCGTCTACGCGGCCACCGCGCCGGGACTCGACATCATCAACCCGCAGCAGCCCACGGTACACGCCATCAACATGGACGACGGCAGCGTCACCTGGCAGAACACCGGCGAGAGGGGCGGCCACGCCGACGCCAACTTCGGGCCGGTAAGCGCGGTGCCCGGGCTGGTCATGGTGGGCACGGTGTTCACCAACGTGTTGCGTTTTTATGACGCCGACAGCGGCGAGCGGCTGGCCACTCGCTACCTGGGGTCTTCGGTGGCATCGTCGGCAGTAGTTTCTGGCGGAACACTCGTGATCGGACACGGGTTGGGGGAACGATCGGCCAACACTTCGAGCGCTTCGACCATCGTGGCCAACGTCCCCTCGAAGGTCTACGCGTTCTGCGCGGCCGGGACCCCCGGCTGTGCGGGCTTGTGGAGCGGACGAAAGTTGTCGCTCAAGGATTTCGACTTGCGCCCCGACAAGCGAAAGCTCCTGGTGCTGAGCAAGGACGAGGAACTGGTGGTGCCGGTCGCCGGACAACCGCAGGACCCACTGACCGGTGGTGCCGAGCTGAGACTCTACAACCCTTCGACGGCCGAGCAGCAGGTCTTCTCACTGCCGGCTTCCGGTTGGAAAGGCCTCGGTCAGCCGGCCGGCTCCAAGGGCTACCGCTACAAGGACTCGCAACAGGTCAACGGCGCCTGCAAGTCGGTGAAGCTGGTGGTGGGCAAAGTGTTCAAGGCCCTGTGCAAAGGTGCCACTATAAACTTCACCCTAAACGAAGCGGGGCAGGGCTCGCTGGCCGTGGCCCTCACCACTGGCGGTGGCAGCGACCCCTTCGTTTGTGCCCTGTGGGGAGGAACCCTCAGGGTTGATCAGGGCACCGGCGTCAACGGAAAAGGAAAATTTCTGGCCATCAATAGCGCCCGGCCCGCCGTCTGCCCCTGAACCGGCTCTTTTTTCAGCCGGTGCAGCGTTCCGACCCACCCGGTCGGGGGGGTAGCCATGATCTCTGCCCTTGACGTAAACCACCCCGTGGAACTACAGTTGGCAGAGAAAGCCAAGGGAGGCCACACATGACACGCCATCTAAGTATCTTCGCAGTCGCTATCACAGTAGTAGTTATAGCTGCCGTTTCCGCGCAGGCCGCAAGCACCAAGTACCAGTCAAGCGTAGTGCCTGTCGTTGCCGACATGGCCGGTGCCACGGCCTTCCCGACTATGGCGGCGGGCAAGGTCCTGATGAAGGGCAACGGCAAGTGCAAGGCCAAACTGTCCGGTGTCACGGACGGAGTGGGCATACCGGTTAGTACCGACAACTCGATGAAGCTCACCGGCGTGGTGACCGGCGACGAATACATCGTGGTGCTCGGCGGCAACTTCCCCGGCATGGGAACTGTTTTTGAATTCAACATTGCAGTTGAACTGAAGTCGGGCAAGGGAGCCGCCAAGGTTGACCAGTCGTCGCAGTTCGCGCTGATACCCGCCGGGGTTCACCGGGCCGCGGTATTAGACAAGCTCGAGATCTACGAACCTCCCCTCCCGGCTGACTGGGCCGCCTGCAAACTTGTCATCGATGCTGGTGGCACGGTGGTAGACGACCCCAACAACCCCTGCAAAACAGGCCTGATGGTGGGCGCCTCGGGAGTCCTAATTCCCTGATCCGTTTCGTGGCCTGGTGAAAGTGCCGGGTCACGAAGTGCTGCGCAATACGCTGCGCCGGAATAACGCCGGCAGCAACGCGCGCAACACGTAACCCGCCGCGATGAAGCGCGGCCAGGTCAGTTCGCGACGGCCGCTCTCGATGGCGGCCAGCACCTGCTCCACCAGCTCGGAGGTCTCGACCATGCTGCGCTTGGCCACCGCGGGCATGGCGGCCAGCGCCTCATCGTCAAAAAACGCTGTTCGCACGGTGCCGGGATAGACCGTCAGCACGCTCACGCCGCTGCCTTCCAGCTCCAACGACAGCGCCTCGGCAAGGCCGCTCAGCGCGAACTTGCTCGCCGCGTAGGCGCTCTCCCCGGGCACCGCCAGGCGCCCGGCCACCGAAGAGACGAAGACCAGGCGACCGCGGCCCCTGGCAACAATGGCCGGCAGCAACAAGCGGGTCCAGTACAACGAGCCGAGGTAGTTGACCCTGATCATTCTCTCCATATCGTCAAGGTCCCAGTCCAGGAAGGACCGGTGATGCCCGTAGCCCGCGTTGTTGACCAACAGGTCGACCGCGCCCAGCTCGCGCTCCAGCATGGCCGCGCACTCTTCCACGCGCGCGCGATCGGCCACGTCGCAGTCGAGCAACAGTGGCCGCGGCGCGCCCGCCTCGATCAGCTCGGTGGCCAGGAGTTCGAGCTCGGGCAAGCGGCGGGCGACCAGCGCCAGCTTCATCCCACGCCGTCCCAGCGCCAAGGACAACTCGCGGCCTATGCCACTCGACGCCCCCGTGACCAGGGCCGAGCCGCCAGGTGTGATGACACGGGAGTCGGCGGGTACGGTCACAGCAATTCCTCGGCCAGGCCGCGCAGCGAGTCGATCGCTTCCGGAGACCTGCTCCAAGGCGCGACCACGAGCCGGTCAACGCCGGCGTCCTCGTAACGGCACAGGTCGTCGCGGCTGACCACTCCCGCGCCAACCGAGTTTTCAAACGGCCTGGCCTCAGTGCCCGCGTCGCGGCGGTAGCTATCCAGGCGCTCGACCAGTTCGGCCGACTGCGCGGGGGTGTTACCCACCCCTATCCAACCGTCACCCACGCGGGCGGCTCGACGCAAGGCCGCGTTGGACTGCCCCCCCACGTGAACCGGGGGTCCGCCGACGGTCGGCGGCTTGGGCTCGAACATCACGGGTTCGAAGTCAAAAAATTCGCCGTGGTGCTCGATCTCACGTTCGTTCCACAACCGACGGCACACGACTATGGCCTCTTCGAGGCGCCGGCCACGAGATGAAAACTCCACGCCAGCCACCCGGCACTCACTCTCAAGCCAACCAGCGCCGACCCCGAACAGCGCCCGGCCACCCGACAGCAGGTCGAGCGTCTGCACGGCCCTCGCGCCGACCAGCGGATGCCTGAGACCCAGCAGGTAGACGTGGCTGCCCAGTTTTATCTGCTCGGTGCGTGCAGCCAGGAAGGACAGGTACGCAAAACAGTCGAACACCGGCGTGTCGGGGGGGACCGGCGGATGATCGCCGGCCAGCGGAGACCCCGACATTGCCACGGGAAAAACCAGGTGCTCGGGCAACCACAATGACTCGAAACCGAGCCGGTCGGCTTCCACCGCCACCTCGAGATGAAAGGCCGGGTTGAGCACCCCGAGAGCGACCCCCAGTTTCACTGCTCGTCGTCCTCGACCGAAGTGGGAAGATGGAACGAACCGTCCTCGCCCCTGCTCCATCCGCCCGCGCAGTGTTCGCCGCCGTCAACGTGCAGCGTGTCTCCCGTGATGAAAGCCGCGCCGTCACCGGCCAGGAAGAGAGCGGCAGCAGCCACGTCCTCTGCCCTGCCCTCGCGCGCAAGCGGCAACCCGCTCGGGACCACCGGCATGCCCTCGGTAACGATAGCGTCGGGGGCTATGCAGTTGACCCTTATACCGCGCCCGCCCAGTTCGAGGGCCAGCGAGCGGGTGAGGCTTTCTACAGCGGCTTTCATCGCCGCGTACACGGCAAACCCGGGCGCCGCGCGATGGGCTTCTACCGACGTGATGTTGATTATCGAAGCGCCCTCGCCCAGGTGTGCGGAGACGGCGCGGATCACGTTGACAACGCTGCCGAAGTTTTCGTCGACCAGGGAGTCCACGCCCTTGTCGCTCAGGCCGACAAATTCACCCGCGAAGGTGCCGCCGGCGTTGTTGATCACCACGTCGAGACGGCCCAGCCCCTCGACCGCGGCCTGCACGAAGGCGCGCACAGCGTCAGGGTCACGAAGGTCAAGGCAGACGTCGACCACCTTGCTACCACGCGAACGCAGCTCCTCGGCCAGCAGGGCAATCTCGTCGCCCTCGCGGTCACAAAGGGCCAGCGACGCTCCCGCGTCGGCAAGCGCCAGCGCCATGGCGCGTCCCAGCCCGCGCGCAGCACCGGTCACAATCGCGGCTTTGCCGTCCAGCGTCCCTTTCACTGACTCCCCACCGCGTTCAACCTATCCACCCGCCAGCGCGAAGTGAAGAACCAGACCGTTCAGCGTTTTTGAACGTACTCCCGCACGCTCCACTGGCAACGATCGGCGACCAGGCGATCGTAGTCGGCACGCAGCACGTCGTGGCCAGGCGCCGCGGCCAGCTCCTGTTCCAGGCCTCTGACCCCCGGGGCCAGCCAGAACTCGATAAAAGCATCCCACCGTTCACCACCCTCCGACAACCTATCCTCAACCTCGTTGGCCACGCAACCCACCAGCCCCGGACAAGCGGTCATCAGCGACGGCAGGTGATCGTTGGCCAGCCTGTCAACGAAGCTCTCGGCCGACAGCCCCGCGACTCGGCGAAGGGCCACGACCAACTTGTCGTTCTCCGTCACTGTTGCGAGCTCGCCTGCTGGCGCGGCCCTTACGACACGCTCACCGGTAACCCAGGAAGTTGCCGCTGACATGAACCGGGCAACGTCTTCGTGAACCACGCGGGCGCCCTCGTCTGAGTCGTAAAGGCGCTCTTGGTAATCCTGCAGGGAGTCGAAACACAGTTGCCCTATACTGTCCACGGGCGCGGGCGACGCCCCCCCTTCTTCGTCCCGGACAATGTTAACGGTGTAGCGCCGCATGGTCGGGTGATGTTTGAGGGCCAGCGGTACGTGGTCGCCGAGCAACATACGGGCGTAATCGGCCCGTGTGAGTTGCGGCAAGCGAGAACAGAAGAACAGTAATTTCACCAACTGCGAAGCCCTCCACCAAATGCTGCCACCAAGGCAGCTCGACCATATCACGGTTATAACACCGGAGGACAGCAACCGAGTGTTCCATCCATAGGCTGCCCTCCGCGTAGCCTCACGAGCAGGTGTCCCGTCATTATCACTGCGCCGGGCGAGCGCCAGGCGACGAGGCACTTTACTTGGCACGGCCGCAGTTTTAAGTACCCGTTGCCGCACCCTGGGAGAATAGCTCTATGCAAGTTGACGACATGATTCTGGTAAGCGTGGACGACCACGTCGTGGAGCCCCCCGACATGTTCGAGCAACACCTTGCCGACAAGTGGAAATCACGCGCGCCGCGCGTGGTGCGCAAGAAGGACGGCTGCGACGTGTGGCTGTTCGAGGGAGCACAGATCCCCAACATCGGGCTGAACGCGGTGGCCGGTCGCCCGCCCAAAGAGTACGGTGTCGAGCCGACTTCCTACGACCAGCTCAGGCGCGCGACCTGGGACGTCGACGCGCGCATCGACGACATGAACGCCAACGGCGTGCTCGCCTCCATGTGTTTTCCTTCCTTTCCTTCCTTCGCCGGCCAGCTGTGGGCCAACTGCGAAGACAAGGAACTCGCGCTGGTCATGCTGCGCGCCTACAACGACTGGCACGTCGACCAGTGGTGTGGTGCCCACCCCGGCAGGTTCATCCCACTGGCAGCGCCCATCTTGTGGGACCCCGACGAGATGGGCAACGAAATCCGCCGACTGGCCAAAAAGGGATGCCACGCCATCAGTTTCTCTGAGAACCCGACCAAGCTGGGCTTCCCCAGCCTCCACGATCACTACTGGGACCCCCTGTGGCAGGCCTGCTCGGACGAAGGCACCTCGGTGTGCATACACATCGGCTCGGGAGAAGGCATGGTGTTTACTTCCATGGACTCACCGGTGGACGTGATGATAACCGTGTCTCCGATCAACGTGTTCGGCTGCGCTGCCGACCTGGTCTGGTCTAGAGTCCTGAGAGATTACCCCGACCTGAGCATAGTGCTGTCCGAGGGCGGCATAGGATGGATTCCCTACCTTCTCGAACGCATGGACTACGTGTACAAGCAGCACCACCTGTGGACGCACCAGGACTTTGCCGGCAAAACCCCCAGCCAGGTATTTCGCGAGCACATAACCACCTGCTTCATCGACGATAAGACCGGCGTGGAGCTGCGCCACCACATCGGCGTGGACAACATTACCTGGGAGTGTGACTACCCGCACTCCGACAGCACCTGGCCGCACTCTCCCGAGAGCCTCGCCCGTTGCCTGGAAGGAGTCCCCGACGACGAGGTCAACAAGATTTCGTTTGAGAACGCGCTCAGGGTTTTTCGTCTCGACCCGTTCGCCACCCTGTCGCGCGAGGAATGCACGGTGGCGGCGCTGAGAGCCAGGGCCGGGCACGTGGACCTCGAGCCCCGCAGCCAGGGCGGCAACCCACCCGTGGATGACCCCAACGCAGCGGTCACTTCGCAGCACATCATTGACCAGCTTTCGACGGCCTTCGCGTCACCCTTCGAACAGGCCTGACCCCAACCCACAACACGAGGAGAATAAAATATGCGTTTCAAGGACAAGGTGGCCGTGGTCACTGGTGCGGGACAAGGCATAGGCGAAGCCTACGCCAAGGGACTGGCTGCCGAGGGCGCCGCCCTCGTGGTGGCCGAGCTCAACGCCGAGCAGGGCCAACGCGTGGCCGGCGAAATCGAAGCGGCGGGCGGGCGGGCGCTGTTCGTTGAAACCGACGTGTCCAACGAAGAGTCTACCGTTGCCATGGGCAAGGCGGCCGTCGAAGCCTTCGGCGGCGTCGACTACCTGGTCAACAACGCGGCCATCTACGCGGGCATGGAAATGCACTCCATGCTCGACATGCCCATGGACTACTGGGATCGTTTCATGCGCGTGAACGTAAACGGCGCACTGCTGGCAACACGGGCCGTCTACGAGTCGATGACCGAGCGCGGTGGCGGAGCCATCGTCAACCAGTCGTCCACCGCAGCGTGGATGGCGGCGGGGTACTACGGCATCGCCAAGCTGGCCCTGCACGGCATAACCCACTCGCTGGCGGCCGAGATGGGCTGGCGCAACATACGTGTAAACGCGATCGCTCCCGGGCCCGTAGACACCGCGGCCACCCGCGGAGTGGTACCCGACGGGATCATCGACGACATCGTCAATGGACTGCATCTCAAGCGGGTGGGTCAACCCACCGACATGGTAGGCACCTGCCTGTTCCTGCTGTCGGACGACGCGTCCTGGGTCACCGCCCAGATACTCGCCGTAGACGGCGGACAGATAATCCGTGCCTGAAACCGGCAGCGTCACCCGGCTGCTGCCGCTGCTGACCGATTCCAACCGTCACTTCTGGGAAGGCGGCGGCGAGAACAAGCTCAACTTTCTCCACTGCGCCGCCTGCAGCCACTACGTTCACCCCCCGCTTCCGAACTGCCCGCTGTGTATGCAACGAGACCTGGAGGTCCGCTCCGTGTCGGGGCGCGCCTCGCTGTTGAGCTGGACGGTCAATCACCAGCCGTGGATACCGGGCTTCGACCCTCCCTACGTCATCGCCCTGGTGGCGATCGAAGAACAGCCGACCCTGCGACTGATGACCAATATCGTCGACTGCAAAATAGAAAACCTCGTTGACGGACTGCAACTGGAGGTCGTGTTTGAAAATGCGGGCGAAGGAGTCTTCCTGCCCTTGTTCAAACCCGTGGACGGCCCCGCGTGACGACCGCGCTGGAAGGCAACGCCGCGATCACCGGGATAGGCCAGTCCGAGGTCGGCCGCCGCCTGGGCCGTGACCCGCTGGCGCTCACCGTCGATGCCTGCTTGCAGGCCCTCGAAGACGCCGGCCTCGAGCGCGGCGACATAGACGGGTTGTCTACCTACCCCGGGGCCATGGTTCCCGGCGCGCCGGGATTCAGCGGCGCGGGCGTGAGCCAGGTGCAGGAAGCGCTGCGCCTTGATCTTGACTGGTACTGCGGGGGCCTCGAACAGCCCGGCCAGTTCGGCTCGGTGATCAACGCGTGCATGGCGGTAGCCACGGGGCTGGCCCGCCACGTGCTCTGCTTTCGCACGGTGTGGGAATCCACCGCGCAGGGCGAGGGGCACCGCGCCGGCCTGGGCACATCGCAGGGCGCAGACTTTCGAGCCACGGGCGACATGCAGTGGAGCCTGCCCTTCGGCGCGGCGTCGGCCGCCTGCTGGATAGCCATGTACGCGCAGCGCCACTTCATAGAGTTCGGCACCACGCGGGAACAGCTCGCGTGGATCGCGCTCAACGACAGGCGTAACGCAGCCCTCAACCCGGCCGCCATTTACCGAGACCCCATGACCCTGGACGACTACATGTCGGTGCGCATGATCTCCACGCCGTTCTGCCTCTACGACTGCGACGTGCCGGTGGACGGGGCAACGGCCGTGATCGTGTCGGCGGTCGAACCGGCAGCGGACACCCGCAACCCACCGCTGGTGGTACAAGGCGTGGGCTCGGCCATCCACGGACGCCCGAGCTGGGACCAGTGGGACGACCTCACTACCATGGCGCTCCGCGACGCGGCCACGATGATGTGGAAACGCAGTGACCTGTCGCCCGCCGACGTGCAGGTGGCCGAGCTATACGACGGCTTCAGTTTCATAGCCCTCGCCTGGCTCGAAGCGCTGGGCTTCTGCCCACGAGGCCAGGGCGGTGCTTTCATCGACGGCGGCCAACGCATAGCGCTCGACGGCGAACTGCCGCTGAATACCAATGGGGGCCAGCTGTCTGGCGGGCGACTGCACGGCTACGGACTACTGCACGAAGCCTGCATACAGCTGTGGGGCCGTGGCGAAGACCGCCAGGTAGCCGGCGACCCCGCCGTGGCCGTTACGGCGGCCGGAGGAGGCCCCCTGGCAGGGTGCCTCCTGCTCGCCCGCGACTGATCGCGGGCGCTGGTCCACACACAGGCCGGGCTGCCGCGCAGTTGCCCGCACGTGCTAAACTGCTTGTCAGTGGCGCCCCTCGGCGCCCACAACCGTGGAACTACTCACCGACCCCCAAGCCTGGTTGGCACTCGCCACCCTTACAGTGCTCGAAATAGTGCTGGGCATAGACAACATCATTTTCATTACCGTTCTCTGCGACCGCCTTCCCGAGGAACAGAGGCACCGGGCGAGGATCACCGGCCTGGGCGGGGCGGTGGTCGGCCGCCTGCTGCTGTTGACTACGGTGGTGTGGATTATCCGCTTGTCCGAACCCTTGTTCGTGGCCCTGGGCCGCGAGATATCTCCGAGGGACCTGATACTCGCCGGGGGAGGCCTGTTCCTGCTGGCCAAGGCCACGCGAGAAATTCACGCGACCATGGAAAGCGACGTAGAAGAAGCCGGCCAGTCGTCCAGGACCACGATGGCTGCCGTGCTGGCGCAGATACTGGTGCTCGACCTGGTGTTCTCTATCGACTCGGTAATCACCGCGGTGGGCATGGCCGAACAACTGGAGGTGATGATGGCGGCGGTGGTAATCGCCATAGGCTTCATGATGTTCTTTGCCGCCTCCGTGGGAGACTTCGTCAACCGCCACCCCAGCGTCAAGATGCTCGCGCTCAGCTTCCTGTTGCTGGTGGGCGTGGCGCTTATTGCCGACGGAATGCACGTACACATTCCTCGCGGCTACATTTACTTTGCGATGTCGTTCTCCTTCTTCGTCGAGATGCTCAATATACGCATGCGCGGCACGGGAATGGCCAGGTCCGGCGACCCGCGGCGAGTACTACCCCCCGGCGACTGAGGCCCGGGCCGGGTCTACAGGCGGACTCCGACTGCTTCCAGCGCGGGACGGACGAGCGACGCCCACCCCCTGTTGGCCAACGGACTTGCCGGGCTCGGGTGCGGCAGGCTGCCTATGATCACGTCGAGGTCGCCGACGACCTCCCGGGCCTTCTTCTCGGCAAACTTGCCAACACCCACGACAAACTCCGGCTCGAAACTCTCGACCGTCCGTCGCAGCGCTCGGTCGCAGGCCTTGTACATCAATGCGCGTTCGGCTTTCGGTAATTTCTCGGGGACGCGGTTGCGCCCCCCTTCCTCCATGAAGACCAGCGGGCAGTAGTTGGTCACGAAGAAGCGAGAAAAAAATCCCTCGGGCGTGTCGAAGGTGTCCTTGGCCCAACTCCACAGCCGCCGCCCACTGACCTCACTCCTGGGGCAGTCGAAGCCCTGGACAGGGCGCGCAGGGTGTTCGCGAGCTGGCTTGCCGATGGGCGTCTCGATACCCAGCCATCCGCGTACAAGGGCGATATCTCCGAAGGGCACACCGACCTGCGCCATGCCGAAAGGCCCGGGATTCATCCCGACAAGCAGTATTTCCCGCCGCCCCTGGCCGTACTTTTCGCAGTACAAGTCCCACGCCTCCCGGGCGTAAACGAGGGGGTTGTAGACGTGCGTGACCGGCGGGCCGAAGGTGAGGCCATCGAGGTCAGCCACGAGCTCATCGGTGATCTGCTTCAGCATCGCTCGCTCTTCGCGGTTTTTCTCTCGCCAGCCACGATGGCGACGACCATTGCCTTTGCGCCCGCTGCCTGCAACATGACGATGCGCGGCAGACAACACTGCCGCGACAACACCGCGCATGGCCGATTCAGATCGCAGACGATGGGACGAAAAGTACGAGGGCCGCAGCGTTGCGGCCCCTGCGCAGCCCGACCCCTGGTTGGCCGACAGCGTGGCTGGCCTCGCCCCGGGGCGCGCCCTGGAGCTGGCCTGCGGCACCGGCCACAACGCGACCTGGTTGGCTGCGCAGGGCTGGACGGTCGACGCGCTGGACATCTCGCCCACCGGGCTGGCGCTGGCCGAGGCGAGGGCCCGTAAACTCGGGCTGTCGGTAAACTGGATAGCCGCCGACCTCGACAGCTGGCGACCGCAACAGAAGGCCTACGACCTGGTGGTGGTAGTACGCTTCCTCGACCGCGAACAGCTACCCGGCATCGTGCTCGAAGCACTAGCCCCCGGTGGCCACCTGGTCTACGAAACCTTCAGCCACCTTCAGTGCGACCGCGAAGACAATCACCTGCGCAGCCGATCTTATGCCCTGGCGCCGGGCGAGCTCAGGCAACTGTACTCGGCGCTCGAAGAGATAAAGTACGAGGAAGTTGAACTGCCCGCGTCCTCGGTGGCGCGCCTGCTCGCGCGGTGCTGATGCAGCTCCCCCACCCGGGGCGAGTCCCGAGGGCGCATACCTCACCAAACCATCTCGACAACATCGCAGCGCCCGCTATACTGGATACACAGGATCTGCCCGCCGCCGCGCGAGCCCTGGCCAACCCATGTCACAGCTGAAAATTGAACAGAAGGTCCGAGAAATAATGTCCGGTATATTTGCCGTCGACGAGGCAGACTTAGACGAGAACTCGTCACTGGAAACCGTCGAGAACTGGGACAGCCTGCAACACGTAAACCTCATCATGGCGCTTGAAGAGGACTTCGGCGTGCAGATCGACGTGGACGACGCGCTTGAAATGGTGTCCTTCCCAGAGGTCGTTGCCACCATGCTGCGCTATAGCAACGCCGGGTAGCCGCGGGCGCGACATGAGCAACGAGGAAAACAACGGGTTTCGTACCCAGCCCCGGCTCATGACCTCTACCGACCTTGCCGGGGTGGTGGAGCTACACAAGGCCTGTTTCGAAGGATATTTCCTGACCGCCTTAGGCGACGCGGCCATAGGAGCCCTCTACTCACGCGCGGTTGATGACCCGAAGAGCGTAGCCTGCGTACTGCAGGACGACGACGGGCACATACAGGGCCTGGCCGTCGGCACGCTGAACCCGGCCTTTCACACCGGCCTGCTGCGCCGTAGTTTTGCGGCCTTTGCCAGCGGCGTAGTGCGCGGGCTGTTCACCGAGGCCACCGTGCGCAAAGGCATTGGCGAACGCCTCGGCTTTGTTTCGAAGATTTTCGTGGCCCGCGCCGACGACACCCTCAAAAAATCAGGCATCACTCCAAGCGAGCTTCCCGAGG
The nucleotide sequence above comes from Candidatus Binatota bacterium. Encoded proteins:
- a CDS encoding acyl carrier protein, whose product is MSQLKIEQKVREIMSGIFAVDEADLDENSSLETVENWDSLQHVNLIMALEEDFGVQIDVDDALEMVSFPEVVATMLRYSNAG